Proteins from a genomic interval of Scomber japonicus isolate fScoJap1 chromosome 10, fScoJap1.pri, whole genome shotgun sequence:
- the tmem147 gene encoding LOW QUALITY PROTEIN: transmembrane protein 147 (The sequence of the model RefSeq protein was modified relative to this genomic sequence to represent the inferred CDS: inserted 1 base in 1 codon) has protein sequence MTLFHFGNCFALAYFPYFITYKCSGLSEYNAFWRCVQAGATYLFVQLCKMLFLATFFPTWEGGAGVYDFVGEFMKATVDLADLLGLHLVMSRNAGKGEYKIMVAAMGWATAELVMSRCLPLWVGARGIEFDWKYIQMSFDSNISLVHYIAMAAVVWMFTRYDLPKSFRLPVTVLLALCVYKGFLMELFVHVFLLGSWTVLLVKAVLTGAISLCSLFLFXTLVHSNQVKADTIGISLQQYVKSRLD, from the exons ATGACGCTGTTTCACTTTGGAAACTGCTTTGCTCTGGCGTATTTCCCTTACTTTATAACATACAAGTGCAGCGGGCT TTCAGAGTACAATGCTTTCTGGAGATGTGTCCAGGCTGGAGCAACCTACTTATTTGTCCAGCTTTGTAAG aTGCTTTTCCTCGCTACATTTTTCCCCACATGGGAAGGAGGAGCTGGGGTTTATGACTTTGTAGGG GAATTCATGAAGGCCACAGtggacctggcagaccttctGGGCCTCCATCTTGTAATGTCTCGTAATGCCGGCAAAGGAGAGTACAAGATCATGGTGGCTGCTATGGGCTGGGCAACTGCAGAACTTGTGATGTCCAG GTGTCTTCCTCTGTGGGTCGGAGCCAGAGGGATTGAATTTGACTGGAAGTACATCCAGATGAGCTTTGACTCCAACATCAGTTTG GTCCATTATATCGCCATGGCAGCAGTGGTGTGGATGTTTACACGATATGACCTTCCTAAGAGCTTCAGGCTACCTGTTACTGTACTGCTGGCTCTCTGTGTCTACAAGGGCTTCTTAATGGA GTTGTTTGTCCACGTCTTCCTGCTGGGCAGCTGGACAGTGTTGTTGGTGAAAGCTGTGCTGACTGGTGCCATCTCTCTCTGCTCGCTGTTTCTCT TCACTCTTGTCCACAGCAACCAAGTAAAAGCCGACACCATTGGAATAAGCCTTCAACAGTATGTTAAGTCCAGATTGGACTGA
- the sult2st3 gene encoding sulfotransferase family 2, cytosolic sulfotransferase 3, with protein MSSEDMYLLYRGLMVPKETHSLESLKFAEDFTFKDNDVVAVTYPKAGTIWMQEILPLVLNGGDLKPIQSIPNWDRVPWLEEKRLSVVVDQLASPRAMVTHFPYHLMPPSFHTSKAKVIYVMRNPKDIMVSSYFFHQMAVFLEDPGTFDEFMEKFLEGRVMFGKWTDHVKGWRHTDLGDRIMYITYEEMVQDLPAALRRISDFLDRNLSEEAIQKIAEYCSFKTMKSNNMSNFSLVPKIYMDSDKSPFLRKGVAGDWKNHFSSEQLARFTSVIRQELEGESFSLPWSLD; from the exons ATGTCGTCTGAAGACATGTATTTACTGTATCGTGGACTGATGGTTCCGAAGGAGACTCACTCTTTAGAGAGCTTGAAGTTTGCGGAGGACTTCACGTTTAAAGACAATGACGTCGTGGCTGTTACGTACCCGAAGGCAG GTACAATCTGGATGCAGGAGATCCTCCCACTGGTGCTGAATGGAGGGGATCTGAAACCGATTCAAAGCATTCCTAACTGGGACAGGGTGCCCTGGTTGGAGGAGAAAAGACTGTCAGTAGTTGTGGATCAGTTGGCATCTCCAAGGGCAATGGTCACACATTTTCCCTACCACTTAATGCCCCCCTCCTTCCACACTTCTAAAGCCAAG GTGATCTATGTTATGAGGAACCCGAAGGACATCATGGTGTCTTCGTACTTCTTCCATCAGATGGCAGTTTTCCTTGAAGACCCTGGAACCTTTGATGAGTTCATGGAAAAATTCCTGGagggcagag TGATGTTTGGAAAATGGACTGATCATGTGAAAGGTTGGAGACACACAGATCTGGGAGACAGAATAATGTACATCACATATGAAGAAATGGTTCAG GACCTTCCTGCAGCTCTAAGACGTATTTCAGATTTCCTGGATCGTAATCTTAGTGAAGAAGCCATTCAGAAGATAGCAGAGTACTGCTCTTTCAAGACCATGAAGTCCAACAACATGTCCAACTTCAGCCTGGTCCCTAAAATATACATGGACTCAGACAAGTCTCCGTTCCTCAGGAAAG gtgttgCTGGAGACTGGAAGAACCATTTCAGCTCGGAGCAACTGGCCCGATTCACATCAGTCATTCGCCAAGAGCTGGAGGGTGAGAGCTTCTCGCTGCCATGGAGCCTGGACTGA